A window of the Citrus sinensis cultivar Valencia sweet orange chromosome 9, DVS_A1.0, whole genome shotgun sequence genome harbors these coding sequences:
- the LOC127899700 gene encoding cyclic nucleotide-gated ion channel 1-like isoform X1, producing MSQHSNLEEGTPRLVAGVEMDSISRSEREATVSAFRTVIESLGNGEKTSLRQIRNLPRRFLDATRRYPDANFWLIYVYSIIFDPVFLYLPVINDGKKCFQFDIALMILVIVERTAYDILFLMKKALRIGENVHRNFSKSRLAVFLFDLAFIFPLPQVLVLLVYNRLMNVQQFFHVMNLFIVQHLLKVKRLYALIKKRKNSYKHTKWARLTFNLFYLHAANGFGALWYFFALQRKTECWRKACTGSTKCRLLPLHCDNSLTNYTFSNDFCSTKTQNATIYDFGIYVDAINSGVMEQNSLSLRFLLCIRWSLQNLSSFGQGLPFSTNVLENFFVISITITGVVLFFFLIGKVQYEMSKAEEIRQKVQEIHQWPPFGKLPKELQKKVRRHAASKLRGTTGVDVEMVNNLPEDLRKSIKQNLCLDLLKNAEEFGKQDVSSLKKLCDVVKPVVFTARSYILQEGNPIDQMLFVLQGKLWTYTSRSIAGSSSNSGNLNNHLEDGDSAGEELIAWAKADRDSSNLPLSTKTIQALTNVEAFVLMADDLKQLLLNIDH from the exons AT gtCTCAGCACTCGAATTTAGAGGAAGGAACGCCGAGACTGGTTGCTGGTGTTGAAATGGACAGCATCAGTAGGAGCGAGAGAGAAGCAACAGTATCTGCTTTTCGAACTGTGATCGAAAGCTTGGGTAATGGAGAAAAAACATCTCTTCGGCAGATTCGTAATCTGCCGAGACGTTTCCTGGATGCTACGAGACGTTACCCGGATGCTAATTTTTGGCTGATTTATGTGTATTCCATAATATTTGATCCTGTTTTCTTGTACCTTCCCGTGATCAACGATGGCAAAAAGTGCTTCCAATTTGACATAGCCCTTATGATTTTGGTTATTGTTGAACGTACAGCATATGATATATTGTTTTTGATGAAAAAAGCTTTACGAATAGGGGAGAATGTACATCGAAATTTTAGCAAATCTCGGTTGGCCGTCTTCCTATTTGATCTCGCCTTCATTTTTCCACTCCCACAG GTGTTGGTGCTTCTAGTTTATAATCGACTAATGAATGTCCAGCAATTTTTCCATGTGATGAACCTGTTTATCGTCCAACATTTGCTAAAGGTTAAGCGattgtatgcattgattaaaaaaaggaagaattCATATAAGCATACTAAATGGGCCAGACTTACGTTCAATCTCTTTTACCTACATGCTGCTAAT GGGTTTGGAGCATTATGGTACTTTTTTGCTCTACAAAGAAAGACCGAATGTTGGAGGAAAGCCTGCACAGGTTCTACCAAATGCCGTCTCCTTCCTTTGCACTGTGACAACAGTTTAACAAACTACACATTTTCTAATGATTTTTGCTCTACAAAGACTCAAAATGCAACTATCTATGATTTTGGGATATACGTTGATGCTATTAATTCTGGTGTTATGGAGCAAAACAGTTTATCTCTGAGGTTCTTGCTTTGTATTCGATGGAGCCTGCAAAATCTCAG TTCTTTTGGTCAAGGTCTCCCATTCAGTACTAATGTCTTGGAAAACTTCTTTGTGATTTCAATTACCATCACTGGAGTAGTGctgtttttcttcttgattGGAAAGGTCCAG TATGAAATGTCAAAAGCAGAGGAGATAAGACAGAAGGTACAAGAAATACACCAGTGGCCGCCCTTTGGAAAGCTCCCTAAGGAACTCCAAAAGAAGGTCAGGAGACATGCGGCATCCAAATTGCGAGGAACCACAGGGGTTGATGTAGAAATGGTGAATAATCTTCCAGAGGACCTCAGAAAGAGCATAAAACAAAACCTCTGCTTAGACCTGCTAAAAAAT GCAGAAGAGTTTGGAAAGCAGGATGTTTCATCGTTGAAGAAACTGTGTGATGTTGTGAAGCCAGTTGTCTTCACAGCGCGCTCTTACATTCTCCAGGAGGGAAACCCAATTGATCAAATGCTCTTCGTGCTGCAAGGCAAGTTATGGACCTACACTTCCAGGAGCATAGCTGGATCCTCAAGCAATTCTGGTAACCTGAACAACCATCTGGAAGATGGTGACTCTGCTGGAGAAGAACTCATTGCTTGGGCGAAGGCTGACCGCGACTCATCCAACCTCCCTCTATCAACTAAAACAATTCAAGCTCTTACAAATGTTGAAGCATTTGTTCTAATGGCAGATGATTTGAAGCAGTTGCTTTTGAATATTGATCATTAA
- the LOC127899700 gene encoding cyclic nucleotide-gated ion channel 1-like isoform X2 encodes MDSISRSEREATVSAFRTVIESLGNGEKTSLRQIRNLPRRFLDATRRYPDANFWLIYVYSIIFDPVFLYLPVINDGKKCFQFDIALMILVIVERTAYDILFLMKKALRIGENVHRNFSKSRLAVFLFDLAFIFPLPQVLVLLVYNRLMNVQQFFHVMNLFIVQHLLKVKRLYALIKKRKNSYKHTKWARLTFNLFYLHAANGFGALWYFFALQRKTECWRKACTGSTKCRLLPLHCDNSLTNYTFSNDFCSTKTQNATIYDFGIYVDAINSGVMEQNSLSLRFLLCIRWSLQNLSSFGQGLPFSTNVLENFFVISITITGVVLFFFLIGKVQYEMSKAEEIRQKVQEIHQWPPFGKLPKELQKKVRRHAASKLRGTTGVDVEMVNNLPEDLRKSIKQNLCLDLLKNAEEFGKQDVSSLKKLCDVVKPVVFTARSYILQEGNPIDQMLFVLQGKLWTYTSRSIAGSSSNSGNLNNHLEDGDSAGEELIAWAKADRDSSNLPLSTKTIQALTNVEAFVLMADDLKQLLLNIDH; translated from the exons ATGGACAGCATCAGTAGGAGCGAGAGAGAAGCAACAGTATCTGCTTTTCGAACTGTGATCGAAAGCTTGGGTAATGGAGAAAAAACATCTCTTCGGCAGATTCGTAATCTGCCGAGACGTTTCCTGGATGCTACGAGACGTTACCCGGATGCTAATTTTTGGCTGATTTATGTGTATTCCATAATATTTGATCCTGTTTTCTTGTACCTTCCCGTGATCAACGATGGCAAAAAGTGCTTCCAATTTGACATAGCCCTTATGATTTTGGTTATTGTTGAACGTACAGCATATGATATATTGTTTTTGATGAAAAAAGCTTTACGAATAGGGGAGAATGTACATCGAAATTTTAGCAAATCTCGGTTGGCCGTCTTCCTATTTGATCTCGCCTTCATTTTTCCACTCCCACAG GTGTTGGTGCTTCTAGTTTATAATCGACTAATGAATGTCCAGCAATTTTTCCATGTGATGAACCTGTTTATCGTCCAACATTTGCTAAAGGTTAAGCGattgtatgcattgattaaaaaaaggaagaattCATATAAGCATACTAAATGGGCCAGACTTACGTTCAATCTCTTTTACCTACATGCTGCTAAT GGGTTTGGAGCATTATGGTACTTTTTTGCTCTACAAAGAAAGACCGAATGTTGGAGGAAAGCCTGCACAGGTTCTACCAAATGCCGTCTCCTTCCTTTGCACTGTGACAACAGTTTAACAAACTACACATTTTCTAATGATTTTTGCTCTACAAAGACTCAAAATGCAACTATCTATGATTTTGGGATATACGTTGATGCTATTAATTCTGGTGTTATGGAGCAAAACAGTTTATCTCTGAGGTTCTTGCTTTGTATTCGATGGAGCCTGCAAAATCTCAG TTCTTTTGGTCAAGGTCTCCCATTCAGTACTAATGTCTTGGAAAACTTCTTTGTGATTTCAATTACCATCACTGGAGTAGTGctgtttttcttcttgattGGAAAGGTCCAG TATGAAATGTCAAAAGCAGAGGAGATAAGACAGAAGGTACAAGAAATACACCAGTGGCCGCCCTTTGGAAAGCTCCCTAAGGAACTCCAAAAGAAGGTCAGGAGACATGCGGCATCCAAATTGCGAGGAACCACAGGGGTTGATGTAGAAATGGTGAATAATCTTCCAGAGGACCTCAGAAAGAGCATAAAACAAAACCTCTGCTTAGACCTGCTAAAAAAT GCAGAAGAGTTTGGAAAGCAGGATGTTTCATCGTTGAAGAAACTGTGTGATGTTGTGAAGCCAGTTGTCTTCACAGCGCGCTCTTACATTCTCCAGGAGGGAAACCCAATTGATCAAATGCTCTTCGTGCTGCAAGGCAAGTTATGGACCTACACTTCCAGGAGCATAGCTGGATCCTCAAGCAATTCTGGTAACCTGAACAACCATCTGGAAGATGGTGACTCTGCTGGAGAAGAACTCATTGCTTGGGCGAAGGCTGACCGCGACTCATCCAACCTCCCTCTATCAACTAAAACAATTCAAGCTCTTACAAATGTTGAAGCATTTGTTCTAATGGCAGATGATTTGAAGCAGTTGCTTTTGAATATTGATCATTAA
- the LOC102623986 gene encoding cyclic nucleotide-gated ion channel 1-like has translation MVLDPVFLYIPVTNDGKKCFQFDRWVMSVAIAERSAFGIWYLTNRTSEIRESIHRNYSKSLLPVFLLDLAIILPLPQVLVLLAYSQRISGQEFFSLMNLFLVQHGLKVIRLAKLITEWKNSYNLNKWANLTFNFGYLHAANVFGSLWYFFAVQRKAECWKKACTDFTRCGLLPLHCDDSLTNYTFSSDFCSTKTQNATIYDFGIFRDAIQSGVLDQNNFFRRYLPCFQWSLQTLSCFGQGLPLSTNVLENIFVISITITGVVLFFFLIGKVQSETSKVYEIRQKVREIDRWLPFGKLPKKLQKEIKEDQTSKLQTTGVDVEYMVNHLPRHLRKNIKQKLCLDLLKKVEEFGNWSHSSLETLCDVVKPVVFTERSYVLREGNPIDQMLFVLQGKLWTYTSRSITGFSSNSGNLNNHLEDGDFSGEELIAWAKADRDSSNLPISTKTIQALTNVEAFVLMADDLKQVLLNIDH, from the exons ATGGTATTGGATCCTGTTTTCTTGTACATTCCTGTGACCAACGATGGGAAAAAGTGCTTCCAATTTGACAGATGGGTGATGAGTGTGGCTATTGCTGAACGTTCAGCATTTGGTATTTGGTATTTGACAAATAGAACTTCAGAAATACGGGAGAGTATACATCGAAATTATAGCAAATCTCTGTTGCCCGTCTTCCTACTTGATCTCGCCATCATTCTTCCACTCCCACAG GTGTTGGTGCTTCTAGCTTATAGTCAAAGAATTAGTGGCCAGGAATTTTTCTCTCTGATGAACCTGTTTCTTGTACAACATGGGTTAAAGGTTATCCGATTGGCTAAATTGATTACAGAATGGAAGAATTCATATAACCTTAATAAATGGGCCAATCTGACGTTCAATTTCGGTTACCTACATGCTGCTAAT GTGTTTGGATCATTATGGTACTTTTTCGCCGTACAAAGAAAGGCTGAATGTTGGAAGAAAGCCTGCACAGATTTTACCAGATGTGGCCTCCTTCCTTTACACTGTGATGACAGTTTAACAAACTACACATTTTCTAGTGATTTTTGCTCTACAAAGACTCAAAATGCAACTATCTATGATTTTGGGATATTCCGTGATGCTATTCAATCTGGTGTTTTGgatcaaaacaatttttttcggAGGTACTTGCCTTGTTTTCAATGGAGCCTGCAAACTCTCAG TTGTTTTGGTCAAGGTCTCCCGTTAAGTACCAATGTCTTGGAAAACAtctttgtaatttcaattacCATCACTGGGGTagtgttgtttttctttttgattgGAAAGGTTCAG TCTGAAACGTCAAAAGTATATGAGATAAGACAGAAGGTACGAGAAATAGACCGGTGGCTGCCCTTTGGAAAGCTCCCTAAGAAACTCCAAAAGGAGATCAAGGAAGATCAGACGTCGAAATTGCAAACCACGGGTGTTGACGTAGAGTATATGGTGAATCATCTTCCAAGGCACCTCAGAAAGAACATAAAACAGAAGCTCTGCTTAGACTTGCTAAAAAAA GTAGAAGAGTTTGGAAACTGGAGTCATTCATCGTTGGAGACACTGTGTGATGTTGTGAAGCCAGTCGTCTTCACAGAGCGCTCTTACGTTCTCCGGGAGGGAAACCCAATTGATCAAATGCTCTTCGTGCTGCAAGGCAAGTTATGGACCTACACTTCCAGGAGCATAACTGGATTCTCAAGCAATTCTGGTAACCTGAACAACCATCTGGAAGATGGTGACTTTTCTGGAGAAGAACTCATTGCTTGGGCAAAGGCTGACCGCGACTCATCCAACCTCCCTATATCAACTAAAACAATTCAAGCTCTTACAAATGTTGAAGCATTTGTTCTTATGGCAGATGATTTAAAGCAG GTACTATTGAATATTGATCATTAA